From Mucilaginibacter rubeus, a single genomic window includes:
- a CDS encoding DUF3826 domain-containing protein, translating to MKHFKYIALLLLSVAGSTAFAQAPADNNYIKVITERSNKIVTGAGITDSVKFKKVRDIVVAQYNDLNTVYEARKTKVNDIKAQMPDDKAGANTKIALIDTDVVKQVKVLHTAYIKNLNKELSADEVDKIKDGMTYRIYPITYTAYQDEIPNLTEDQKSKIKGWLLEARENAIDAESSEKKHAWFGKFKGRINNYLSAQGYDMKKEGEEWQKRIKERQAAKQ from the coding sequence ATGAAGCACTTTAAATACATAGCCCTATTGTTATTATCAGTTGCAGGCAGCACCGCTTTTGCACAGGCCCCTGCTGATAACAACTACATTAAAGTAATAACCGAGCGCTCAAACAAAATTGTTACCGGGGCAGGCATTACCGATTCGGTAAAATTTAAGAAAGTGCGTGATATCGTGGTTGCACAATACAACGATTTAAACACAGTTTACGAAGCACGTAAAACAAAAGTAAACGATATTAAAGCGCAAATGCCAGATGATAAAGCAGGTGCTAATACTAAAATAGCCCTTATAGATACCGATGTGGTAAAGCAGGTTAAAGTTTTACATACTGCATACATCAAGAACTTAAATAAAGAGTTAAGTGCCGATGAGGTTGATAAGATAAAAGATGGCATGACTTACCGCATTTATCCAATCACCTACACCGCTTACCAGGACGAAATCCCTAACCTAACCGAAGATCAAAAAAGCAAGATTAAAGGCTGGCTGCTGGAAGCACGGGAAAACGCCATTGATGCCGAATCATCGGAGAAAAAACATGCCTGGTTTGGCAAATTTAAGGGCCGCATTAATAACTACCTGTCTGCACAGGGCTACGATATGAAGAAGGAGGGGGAAGAATGGCAAAAGCGCATCAAGGAGCGACAGGCTGCAAAGCAGTAA
- the galB gene encoding beta-galactosidase GalB — MRLRYLYTLCLVFFTAGFVSAQNIRKTESFNAGWKFFLGDDSVANAIKYDDSHWRKLDLPHDWSIEGKFDSKNPSTQAEGGLPAGIGWYRKNFLIPASSKAKTILIDFDGVFHNSEVWINGHYLGKRPNGYISFRYDLTPYLQFGTQQNVIAVRVDNSDQPNSRWYTGSGIYRNVWLTTVNKIHLPQWSSFITTPQVDHQNAEISIRTVLPGSINSGFKLKASVLDDQVKVVGSVITPITDTVIQQSIRLSNPQLWSVKHPYLYKVKLQLIAGNRVIDDYTTTTGIRYFNFDADKGFSLNGEPMKILGVCLHHDQGALGTAVNTRAIERQLQILKDMGCNAIRTSHNPPAPELLDLCDKMGLLVMDEAFDMWKKKKSKHDYHEDWDEWHVKDLQDQVLRDRNHPSIFAWSIGNEIREQFDSTGVSIGRELVNIVKQLDNTRPVTSALSDADPKKNFIYQSGALDLVGLNYHQEVYADFQKNYPGQKFIGTENMSALATRGHYDMPSDSIRRWPKDGKTPLKDGNADFTVSSYDNVSAYWGSTHEETWKIIKKHDFLSGLFVWTGFDYIGEPTPYLWPARSSYFGIVDLAGFPKDVYYMYQSEWTTKPVLHLLPHWNWKPGQIIDVWAYYNNADEVEAFLNGKSIGVRKKIGDDLHVMWRVKYEPGVLKAVSRRNGKVVMTTQVVTAGEPYKIQLKADRDKISADGKDLSYITVSVLDKNNVPVPDANQLVKFKVSGQGILKGVDNGSQTDLDPFVSDQHHLFNGLGLAIIRSKSVAGKITVSAIADGLQPARLVIQAKR, encoded by the coding sequence ATGAGGCTACGTTATTTATATACGCTGTGTTTGGTGTTTTTCACGGCCGGTTTTGTATCTGCCCAAAACATACGCAAAACTGAGAGCTTCAATGCCGGCTGGAAGTTTTTTTTAGGCGATGATAGCGTTGCTAACGCGATAAAATATGATGATAGTCACTGGCGGAAACTCGACCTTCCGCATGATTGGAGCATCGAAGGTAAATTCGACAGTAAAAACCCCTCCACACAGGCTGAAGGTGGATTGCCAGCCGGCATTGGCTGGTACCGTAAAAACTTTCTCATCCCGGCATCATCAAAAGCTAAAACTATTTTGATTGATTTTGACGGTGTTTTTCATAACAGCGAAGTTTGGATCAATGGCCATTATTTAGGTAAACGACCTAACGGTTATATCTCATTCAGGTATGATTTAACGCCTTACCTCCAATTCGGCACACAACAAAATGTTATAGCTGTGAGGGTGGATAACAGCGATCAGCCTAATTCGCGCTGGTATACCGGTTCGGGCATTTACCGTAATGTGTGGCTGACGACCGTCAATAAAATTCATCTGCCACAATGGTCATCATTTATCACTACACCGCAGGTTGATCATCAAAATGCGGAGATCAGTATTCGCACGGTTTTGCCGGGTTCCATAAACTCAGGGTTTAAGCTTAAAGCTTCTGTTCTGGATGATCAAGTTAAGGTTGTCGGATCTGTCATAACACCAATAACCGATACCGTAATTCAGCAAAGTATTCGGTTAAGTAATCCTCAACTATGGTCGGTAAAACATCCTTACCTGTACAAAGTAAAATTGCAGTTGATAGCTGGTAATCGGGTTATTGATGATTATACTACTACCACAGGCATTAGGTATTTTAATTTCGATGCAGATAAAGGTTTCAGTCTAAATGGTGAGCCAATGAAGATTCTTGGTGTTTGTCTGCATCATGATCAGGGGGCTTTGGGCACGGCTGTTAATACACGCGCTATTGAACGACAATTGCAGATATTGAAGGATATGGGCTGCAATGCCATCCGTACCTCACATAATCCGCCAGCGCCGGAGTTACTTGATCTGTGCGATAAAATGGGTTTGCTGGTGATGGATGAAGCCTTTGATATGTGGAAGAAGAAAAAGAGCAAACACGACTATCACGAAGATTGGGACGAATGGCATGTGAAAGACTTGCAAGACCAGGTTTTACGCGATCGCAACCATCCATCCATTTTTGCCTGGAGTATCGGCAACGAGATCAGGGAACAATTTGATAGTACCGGCGTGAGCATAGGCCGAGAGCTGGTGAACATTGTAAAGCAGTTGGATAATACCAGGCCTGTTACATCGGCTTTGAGCGATGCGGATCCTAAAAAGAATTTCATTTACCAGTCGGGAGCGCTTGATCTGGTTGGCTTAAACTACCACCAGGAAGTATACGCCGATTTTCAGAAAAACTATCCCGGGCAAAAGTTTATCGGCACCGAAAACATGTCGGCCCTGGCAACAAGGGGACATTATGATATGCCCTCGGATAGTATCAGGCGCTGGCCAAAAGATGGTAAAACTCCTTTGAAAGATGGTAATGCCGATTTTACGGTATCATCTTACGATAATGTTTCGGCCTATTGGGGTTCAACGCACGAGGAAACCTGGAAGATCATCAAAAAACATGATTTCCTTTCAGGCCTTTTTGTGTGGACAGGATTTGACTACATTGGCGAACCTACTCCATACCTGTGGCCTGCCCGCAGCTCATATTTTGGCATTGTTGATCTTGCCGGCTTCCCCAAAGATGTTTATTACATGTACCAAAGCGAGTGGACAACCAAGCCTGTTTTACACCTGTTACCGCACTGGAACTGGAAGCCTGGACAGATAATTGATGTTTGGGCCTATTACAATAATGCCGATGAAGTGGAAGCTTTTTTAAACGGTAAATCGATAGGTGTGAGGAAGAAAATCGGCGATGACCTGCATGTGATGTGGCGCGTTAAATACGAGCCGGGAGTGTTAAAAGCTGTATCGCGCCGCAACGGTAAAGTGGTTATGACCACGCAGGTGGTTACAGCAGGCGAGCCTTATAAAATACAGTTAAAAGCAGATAGGGATAAGATTAGCGCAGATGGCAAAGACTTGTCATATATTACCGTATCTGTTCTGGATAAAAACAATGTACCGGTGCCTGATGCCAATCAGTTGGTGAAGTTTAAAGTGTCCGGACAAGGTATATTGAAAGGAGTGGACAATGGTTCGCAAACCGATCTGGATCCGTTTGTATCTGATCAGCACCATTTGTTTAACGGCTTGGGGTTGGCAATTATCCGATCTAAATCTGTCGCTGGTAAGATTACTGTTAGCGCTATTGCTGATGGGTTACAACCGGCCAGATTAGTTATTCAAGCCAAGCGTTAA
- a CDS encoding AraC family transcriptional regulator: MKPHFLKVAVKPQNSFSIRHDILPTFRGIWHYHPELELHYVIKGEGVRFIGDNISNFSPGEITLLGEALPHCWRCKDEYFLPDSGLNVEVIVIHFLPDCLGRYLLNLPEAYMLPKLFEKAKSGMVIKGEAKTELAKLMRQAVEATNLDRIIILLSILKVLAENEEFEPITLSHSDFHQSNESDTIRLNKVCSYTLANYKQEISLEKIAAIGNLSVTSFCRYFKLMTKKTYFDFLTEIRISHACRFLIEDKLPTEVLCFECGYNNISNFYRHFKRVTGMTPLEYKRRYIKGQKQAVSA; this comes from the coding sequence ATGAAGCCCCATTTCCTTAAGGTTGCGGTAAAACCGCAAAATTCATTCAGTATCAGGCATGATATTTTGCCCACCTTCAGGGGTATCTGGCATTACCATCCTGAGCTTGAATTGCACTACGTAATAAAGGGCGAAGGGGTTAGGTTTATCGGTGATAATATCAGCAATTTTTCGCCAGGCGAAATTACTTTACTTGGTGAGGCCCTGCCGCACTGCTGGCGCTGCAAGGACGAATATTTTTTGCCCGATTCGGGATTGAACGTTGAAGTGATTGTGATTCATTTTTTGCCCGACTGCCTTGGCCGTTACTTGTTAAATTTACCCGAAGCCTACATGCTGCCCAAGCTTTTTGAAAAAGCCAAAAGCGGTATGGTAATTAAGGGCGAAGCAAAAACCGAACTGGCCAAACTGATGCGCCAGGCTGTTGAAGCAACCAACCTCGACAGGATCATTATCCTGTTATCGATATTGAAAGTGCTTGCCGAAAATGAAGAATTTGAACCGATAACGCTATCGCACAGCGACTTCCACCAATCCAACGAATCGGATACCATCCGCCTCAATAAAGTATGTTCATATACACTGGCCAACTATAAGCAGGAGATCAGCCTGGAGAAAATAGCAGCTATCGGCAATCTTAGCGTTACCTCATTCTGCCGCTATTTTAAACTGATGACCAAGAAAACTTACTTTGATTTTTTAACCGAGATCAGGATCAGTCATGCCTGTCGCTTTTTGATTGAGGACAAGCTGCCTACCGAAGTTTTGTGTTTTGAATGCGGTTATAACAATATCTCTAACTTCTACCGTCACTTTAAAAGGGTTACCGGGATGACACCGCTTGAATATAAACGCCGTTACATCAAAGGGCAAAAACAGGCGGTGTCTGCTTGA
- a CDS encoding sodium:solute symporter has protein sequence MKVLPVLDFAIIGIYLIAMVLVGFYFSRKNKNAEQFTVASGLIPGWAIGLSIYATFLSSNTFLGVPGKAYGGNWNAFVFSLSMPFAAWIAVKYFIPFYRNTGNISAYTHFEKRFGPWARVYAVICFLLTQIARMGSVFFGIALSLQALTGLSMKTIMIVMGISIILYTVSGGIKAVIWTEVVQAIIKTLGALLIIYLVINSIPGGFDKIVEIGKADHKFSLGSFSLNLTEPTFWVILFYGFFINLNNFGMDQNYIQRYHAATSTKQAAKSVWLCVGIYVPASFLFFVIGSCLYAYYSQHPDLILSLKHQVAIERLPATASANEVSAFISKLTPADYGDKIMPHFMVTKIPAGLVGVIVAAILSAAMSTISSGMNASATVFTIDIYKRYFKPQLNDKNTLNALHIGTVLFGFAGMAAGIAMIGVKSILDLWWQLSGIFAAGMLGLFLLGIISRQTRNHEAIIASIIGVLVILWLTFPSLIPEQYAALRSTLNTNMIIVAGTLAIFLTGIFLTKTRQLTV, from the coding sequence ATGAAAGTGTTGCCTGTGTTAGATTTCGCGATTATAGGTATTTACCTTATAGCTATGGTACTGGTTGGTTTTTATTTTTCGCGTAAAAATAAAAATGCCGAGCAGTTCACCGTTGCTTCAGGTTTAATACCCGGCTGGGCCATCGGTTTATCAATTTATGCCACTTTTTTAAGCAGTAACACCTTTTTGGGAGTACCCGGCAAAGCTTACGGGGGCAACTGGAACGCTTTTGTATTTAGCTTGTCCATGCCATTTGCAGCATGGATAGCGGTTAAATATTTTATACCATTTTATCGTAACACCGGTAATATATCGGCCTATACGCATTTTGAAAAACGCTTTGGTCCCTGGGCAAGGGTTTACGCGGTTATATGTTTTTTGCTTACGCAGATAGCCCGCATGGGATCCGTGTTTTTCGGCATTGCATTGAGTTTGCAGGCGCTTACCGGGCTCTCTATGAAGACCATCATGATCGTTATGGGCATCTCCATCATATTGTATACCGTATCCGGAGGGATCAAGGCTGTGATCTGGACGGAGGTGGTACAGGCTATCATTAAAACTTTAGGAGCTTTGCTGATCATTTACCTGGTGATAAACAGTATCCCCGGCGGCTTTGATAAGATTGTAGAAATTGGCAAAGCCGATCATAAATTTAGTCTTGGCAGTTTTTCGCTTAACCTCACCGAGCCGACATTTTGGGTGATCCTATTCTACGGGTTTTTCATCAATCTTAACAATTTTGGGATGGATCAAAACTATATTCAGCGTTATCATGCTGCTACATCTACTAAACAGGCGGCCAAATCGGTTTGGCTTTGCGTTGGTATTTATGTACCTGCATCTTTTCTGTTTTTTGTAATAGGCTCATGCTTATATGCTTACTACAGTCAGCATCCGGATCTGATCCTGAGCCTTAAACACCAGGTAGCCATTGAGCGCCTGCCTGCTACGGCTTCGGCAAATGAGGTTTCGGCATTTATAAGCAAACTTACGCCTGCTGATTACGGTGATAAGATCATGCCGCATTTTATGGTTACCAAAATCCCGGCAGGGCTGGTTGGCGTTATTGTGGCAGCTATTTTATCGGCCGCTATGAGTACCATCAGTTCGGGCATGAACGCCTCAGCTACTGTTTTTACCATCGATATCTATAAAAGGTATTTTAAGCCACAACTCAACGACAAAAATACTTTGAATGCCCTGCATATTGGCACCGTACTTTTCGGGTTCGCGGGTATGGCGGCTGGGATAGCCATGATAGGGGTAAAGAGTATCCTTGATTTGTGGTGGCAGCTTTCGGGCATTTTTGCCGCGGGTATGCTGGGCTTGTTTTTGCTGGGCATTATTAGCAGGCAAACCCGTAACCATGAAGCCATTATCGCCAGTATTATTGGCGTTTTAGTGATCCTTTGGCTTACTTTTCCATCGCTCATTCCGGAACAGTATGCCGCTCTCCGCAGCACGCTCAATACCAATATGATCATTGTTGCGGGTACGCTTGCCATATTTTTAACAGGAATATTTTTAACCAAAACCAGGCAGTTAACAGTTTAA
- a CDS encoding dihydrodipicolinate synthase family protein — translation MEQSKKGFIPVMLTPFKDNGAVDYVALTRLTEMYLRAGAAGVFANCLSSEMFELSGEERLAIIRHVVETVDGAVPVVATGTFGGPVEKQADFVKRVYDTGTSAVIAISSLLADADEPDAVFNDRVFDLFDQTKNIPLGFYECPVPYKRLLSAEQLHHFAATGRIIYHKDTCLNLDMVKQKLEASKINPAFGLYDAYMVHAVESLKAGSAGLSCIQGNFFPELIVWLCDHYADESRQHEVAMVQEFLTENMDVMHNVYPVIAKYYLTKRGLKISTITRRDVGYFSPAIRNKIEDLHSNYTMLRSEIGIYQY, via the coding sequence ATGGAACAATCAAAAAAGGGTTTTATCCCGGTAATGTTAACGCCTTTTAAAGATAACGGCGCGGTTGATTATGTAGCCCTGACCCGCCTTACCGAAATGTATTTACGCGCCGGCGCCGCCGGTGTGTTTGCCAATTGTCTCTCAAGCGAAATGTTTGAACTGAGTGGTGAGGAGCGGCTGGCCATTATCAGGCACGTGGTTGAAACTGTTGACGGCGCTGTGCCCGTAGTTGCTACTGGAACCTTTGGCGGCCCGGTTGAAAAGCAAGCCGATTTTGTAAAAAGAGTTTATGATACAGGCACTTCGGCGGTAATTGCCATCTCAAGTTTATTGGCCGATGCCGATGAACCCGATGCGGTATTTAATGACCGCGTGTTTGATCTCTTCGATCAAACCAAAAATATTCCTTTAGGTTTTTACGAATGCCCGGTGCCCTACAAAAGGTTATTATCGGCAGAGCAGCTTCATCATTTTGCAGCCACCGGCAGGATAATATATCATAAAGATACCTGCCTGAATCTTGACATGGTAAAACAGAAGCTGGAGGCGAGCAAAATTAACCCAGCCTTTGGTTTGTATGATGCTTACATGGTCCACGCGGTAGAATCGCTGAAAGCCGGTTCGGCAGGATTGTCATGTATTCAGGGTAATTTCTTTCCGGAGCTTATTGTTTGGTTATGTGATCATTATGCAGATGAATCGCGTCAGCATGAGGTTGCTATGGTGCAGGAGTTTTTAACCGAAAACATGGATGTAATGCACAATGTATACCCGGTTATCGCAAAATATTATCTTACCAAACGGGGTCTGAAAATATCAACTATCACCCGGCGCGATGTTGGTTATTTTTCACCCGCTATCCGCAATAAGATCGAAGATCTGCATAGCAATTATACAATGTTGCGAAGCGAGATAGGTATATATCAATATTAA
- a CDS encoding SusC/RagA family TonB-linked outer membrane protein, with protein sequence MRKLFLLLSVLLCLGSALKAQDRNITGVVTDEKGAPLPGVAVQVKGSNTGTLTNADGKYSLKATNLQAIVVGVKFLGYNYQEKALKIGEMNADFKMLPSQNALEEVVVVGYGTQKKIHLTGAVAPVDMKTIQDIPTTNLAAALRGTNAAVSVTGGIARPGQSGTITIRNPVFLAKNGGSTTPLYIIDGVQRTEADFNLLDQSEVENISILKDAAAAIYGILGANGVIVVTTKRGQAGAPKVSFSSSVGVADAIQLPKMMSGVQMATYLNDIEQTRYNHTITPEGYINGDLSNKDLKYYTPDELEYFKNNNQNFLEQAFKPAVTTRNALSITGGNDKVTYFAGANYVNQNSNFKGVNTNRFGFRASVDAKVAKGLKLSLSLSEDLAKSKIYWYKLASTSESPDNDFLSLNQAPPWQKYFIDGHPVYLGTSNNDNLNFFAVQNSNNYTGNNNTVFNGLANLSYEIPGINGLTANVSYNRNINNAFNKQYGSTFYYNQYSGEGDNNHIPGGTVVGVKAIKNGDKVRLTPSLADNYQFNANLTYHKRFGAHEITALALYEQYESYSEGVAAEADGVIVGGKDNQTFTIGDQSSNQATLVKEYGRKAVAGRINYAYADKYLVELAMRADANTNFAPGHQWGYFPSASAGWVISKENFFKSVSFVDLLKFRGSVGLLGSDNTPSFLYAVNYQFGTGNKGGAVFGGNGDRGLGALLNIAIPNVNLTWDHDLKTNYGLDAAFLNNRLSVSADYFWEHRYDMLASLNTSVPVTIGAAPSAENYGIINTFGYEISVSWKDKIGSNFSYNFSPFFSWSDNKYIKYDIAAAQVGTIQDLTGKSGDPGTLGYKSLGIIRTQADADAIIAERAAAAGGAQNVKIFGYTPAPGMINYVDKNGDGIIKQNDINDQFYLGHKANNHYNLGLNLGGSYKTLSLNVVMGMSWGGTQSIESAAIKQGTANQNRPVFWADHWTPTNTNARYPDPYYSDDVSATSDFWFVSPFTWNISSANLSYTLPAGLTKRLGMSSIRAYVVATNPINFVNPFPDHYRDISSPFGAYPNLRTVSFGLNLGF encoded by the coding sequence ATGAGAAAACTTTTCCTCTTACTTTCGGTGTTGCTGTGTTTAGGCAGCGCGCTAAAAGCCCAGGATCGTAACATAACGGGTGTCGTTACGGACGAGAAAGGTGCTCCGCTGCCAGGGGTTGCTGTACAGGTAAAGGGCAGCAACACCGGTACATTAACCAATGCCGATGGTAAGTATTCACTTAAGGCTACCAACTTGCAAGCCATTGTGGTTGGAGTTAAATTTCTGGGCTATAACTACCAGGAAAAAGCCCTGAAGATTGGCGAAATGAATGCCGACTTTAAAATGTTGCCATCACAAAACGCCCTTGAGGAAGTGGTTGTAGTTGGTTACGGCACCCAAAAGAAAATTCATTTAACAGGCGCTGTTGCCCCGGTTGATATGAAAACCATCCAGGATATCCCTACTACCAACCTTGCGGCAGCATTGCGCGGAACTAACGCGGCAGTTAGCGTTACCGGTGGTATAGCAAGGCCGGGTCAAAGCGGTACTATCACTATCCGTAACCCGGTTTTCCTGGCCAAAAATGGTGGTAGCACAACTCCCTTATATATTATTGACGGAGTACAACGTACCGAAGCCGATTTCAACCTGCTTGATCAGAGTGAGGTTGAAAATATTTCGATATTGAAGGATGCAGCCGCTGCTATCTATGGTATTTTAGGCGCGAATGGTGTTATTGTGGTAACTACCAAACGCGGTCAGGCAGGTGCACCTAAAGTGAGCTTCAGTTCATCAGTAGGTGTTGCTGATGCTATTCAGTTACCGAAAATGATGTCGGGGGTTCAAATGGCTACTTATCTGAATGATATTGAGCAAACAAGGTATAACCACACCATTACTCCCGAAGGTTACATCAACGGCGATTTAAGCAATAAAGACTTAAAATATTATACGCCTGATGAGCTGGAGTACTTTAAAAACAATAACCAAAATTTCCTGGAACAGGCATTTAAACCGGCCGTAACCACCAGGAACGCGCTTAGCATAACCGGCGGTAATGATAAGGTTACATATTTTGCAGGAGCCAATTACGTAAACCAAAATTCAAACTTTAAAGGTGTAAATACCAACCGTTTTGGCTTTAGGGCCAGTGTTGATGCTAAAGTGGCCAAAGGTTTAAAACTATCGTTATCATTGAGTGAGGATCTTGCCAAAAGTAAAATATACTGGTATAAACTGGCAAGCACCAGCGAAAGCCCTGATAACGACTTTCTGTCGCTTAACCAGGCACCACCATGGCAAAAATATTTTATCGACGGGCATCCTGTATACTTAGGAACCAGCAATAACGATAACCTTAACTTTTTTGCTGTTCAAAATTCAAATAACTACACAGGTAACAATAATACTGTATTTAATGGTTTAGCCAATTTGAGTTACGAAATTCCGGGCATTAACGGGTTAACCGCCAATGTAAGCTATAACCGTAACATCAATAACGCTTTTAACAAGCAATATGGTTCAACATTTTATTACAACCAATACTCTGGCGAAGGCGATAACAACCACATCCCGGGAGGCACTGTGGTAGGTGTAAAAGCCATCAAAAATGGTGACAAGGTTCGTCTTACACCATCATTGGCTGATAATTACCAATTTAACGCTAACCTGACATACCACAAACGCTTTGGCGCGCATGAAATTACCGCCCTTGCGTTGTATGAACAGTATGAATCATACAGCGAAGGTGTTGCAGCTGAGGCAGACGGTGTAATTGTAGGCGGAAAAGACAATCAGACCTTCACCATCGGTGATCAATCATCAAACCAGGCTACATTGGTTAAAGAATATGGCCGTAAAGCGGTTGCAGGCAGGATAAACTACGCTTACGCTGATAAATACCTGGTTGAACTGGCCATGAGGGCCGATGCCAATACCAACTTTGCACCAGGCCACCAGTGGGGATATTTCCCTTCGGCATCGGCAGGTTGGGTAATTTCGAAGGAGAACTTCTTTAAATCAGTAAGCTTTGTTGACCTGTTGAAATTCAGAGGTTCGGTAGGTTTGTTAGGTTCTGATAATACACCTTCATTCCTGTACGCAGTTAACTACCAGTTTGGTACAGGTAACAAGGGCGGTGCGGTTTTCGGCGGTAATGGCGATAGGGGACTGGGCGCGTTGTTAAACATCGCTATCCCTAACGTTAACCTAACCTGGGACCACGACTTGAAAACAAACTACGGTTTGGACGCGGCTTTCCTGAATAACCGTTTATCAGTTTCGGCCGATTATTTCTGGGAGCATCGTTATGATATGTTAGCTTCATTGAATACCTCGGTTCCGGTAACTATTGGCGCCGCGCCATCTGCCGAAAACTATGGTATCATCAATACTTTTGGTTATGAAATATCGGTAAGCTGGAAAGATAAAATAGGATCAAACTTTAGCTACAACTTCAGCCCGTTCTTTTCATGGAGCGATAATAAATATATCAAATATGATATCGCTGCCGCGCAGGTTGGAACCATCCAGGATTTGACAGGCAAATCTGGCGACCCAGGTACATTGGGCTACAAATCCTTGGGCATCATCCGTACCCAGGCTGATGCCGACGCGATCATTGCTGAAAGAGCTGCCGCTGCCGGTGGCGCGCAAAACGTTAAGATCTTCGGTTACACTCCGGCTCCTGGTATGATCAATTACGTTGATAAAAACGGCGATGGTATCATCAAGCAGAATGATATTAACGATCAGTTTTATTTAGGTCATAAAGCCAACAACCACTATAATCTTGGTTTAAACTTAGGTGGTTCATATAAAACACTAAGCCTTAATGTGGTAATGGGAATGAGCTGGGGCGGTACGCAATCAATTGAGAGCGCGGCCATTAAACAGGGTACGGCTAACCAAAACAGACCGGTATTCTGGGCCGATCACTGGACCCCGACTAACACAAACGCAAGATATCCGGATCCATACTATTCAGATGATGTAAGTGCTACAAGTGATTTCTGGTTTGTTAGTCCGTTCACCTGGAATATTTCCAGCGCTAACTTAAGCTATACCCTGCCTGCCGGTTTAACCAAAAGGCTTGGCATGTCAAGCATAAGGGCATACGTGGTAGCAACAAACCCTATCAACTTTGTAAACCCTTTCCCTGATCATTACCGTGATATTTCATCACCATTTGGGGCATATCCCAACTTACGTACAGTATCTTTTGGTTTAAACTTAGGCTTCTAA